Proteins found in one Plasmodium gaboni strain SY75 chromosome 13, whole genome shotgun sequence genomic segment:
- a CDS encoding putative micro-fibrillar-associated protein, translated as IDNRYERLKNKNLRGDNQERIRSRRREVTIIDNNENEKLVEHNEENVKKVDEYEDIIKNIKEYNKKDAGDYNDEDDDEDDDEDDEEDDEEDDDDEDDSASGDDYMNEENNERIMKHEFIFKTSRRTLMENKNKEEAEKKALQNLNEEKELIEIEKKENAIKEVLNQDMLEEKLKNKENNVFSSEEDFEEDEQDEELNEQEYELWKIRHINRLKRDELDRKKYEILELEIEKRRKMTDKEIIQDNKTLPNKEKKKKRKMLFMQKYYHKGGFYQDLFEEGKEEIYLRDYNEPVYEDKIDRQNLPKVLQVRRGKFGKQGQSKYTHLLDNDTSRKDSLWNNIESNIKFKEKKKDQFDRPTYRKKN; from the exons TATTGACAATAGATATGAAagattaaaaaataaaa ATTTAAGGGGAGATAATCAAGAAAGGATAAGAAGCAGAAGAAGAGAAGTAACCATAATTGATAAcaatgaaaatgaaaaattagTTGAAcataatgaagaaaatgtTAAAAAGGTAGATGAATATgaagatattataaaaaatattaaggaatataataaaaaagacGCAGGTGATtataatgatgaagatgacgatgaagatgatgatgaagatgatgaGGAAGACGATGAGGAGGACGACGATGATGAAGACGATTCCGCTTCAGGTGATGATTATATgaatgaagaaaataacGAAAGAATTATGAAACATGAATTTATCTTCAAAACATCACGAAGGACTCTtatggaaaataaaaacaaagaAGAAGCAGAGAAAAAGGCCCTACAAAACCTAAACgaagaaaaagaattaatagaaatagaaaaaaaagaaaatgcAATAAAAGAAGTTTTAAACCAAGACATGttagaagaaaaattaaaaaataaagaaaataatgttTTTTCCTCAGAAGAAGATTTTGAGGAAGATGAACAAGATGAAGAATTAAATGAACAAGAATACGAATTGTGGAAAATAAGACATATCAATAGATTAAAAAGAGATGAATTAGATAGAAAGAAATATGAAATCTTAGAATTAGAAATAGagaaaagaagaaaaatgacagataaagaaattatacaagataataaaacattaccaaataaagaaaagaaaaagaaaagaaaaatgttatttatgcaaaaatattatcataaagGAGGTTTCTATCAAGATTTATTTGAAGAAGgaaaagaagaaatatatttaagaGATTATAATGAACCAGTATATGAAGATAAAATTGATAGACAAAACTTACCAAAAGTATTGCAAGTAAGAAGAGGAAAATTTGGAAAACAAGGACAATCCAAATATACACATTTATTGGATAATGATACATCTAGAAAAGATTCTTTGTGGAATAATATTGAATCTAATATTAAATTCAAGGAGAAGAAAAAAGATCAATTTGATAGACCTAcatatagaaaaaaaaattaa